Proteins from a genomic interval of Synechococcus sp. A15-28:
- a CDS encoding acyl-CoA thioesterase, giving the protein MNDKLTNSVTPQPWRLLKRVLPQHTDHAGVMWHGAYVAWLEEARVEALAAAGLSYSAMADMGLEMPVVAMTLEYRRSIRHGDQIVLDSCCGSQSGARWPWTSRFLLDGRVMAEARVELVILGEGRLLRRPPEAIRPALAALQKGPIQP; this is encoded by the coding sequence GTGAACGACAAGCTGACGAACAGCGTTACGCCCCAGCCCTGGAGGCTTTTGAAACGGGTGTTGCCGCAGCACACGGACCACGCCGGGGTGATGTGGCACGGGGCCTACGTGGCCTGGCTGGAGGAGGCCAGGGTTGAAGCGTTGGCGGCTGCTGGCCTGAGTTATTCAGCGATGGCGGACATGGGCTTGGAAATGCCCGTCGTGGCCATGACCCTCGAGTACCGCCGGTCCATCCGCCATGGCGATCAGATTGTGCTGGACAGTTGCTGCGGGTCTCAATCAGGGGCGCGCTGGCCCTGGACAAGTCGTTTTCTGCTTGACGGTCGGGTGATGGCTGAAGCCCGCGTCGAACTGGTGATCCTGGGCGAAGGGCGACTGCTTCGCCGGCCTCCGGAAGCCATACGGCCTGCCCTCGCTGCCCTGCAGAAGGGGCCCATACAGCCTTAA
- a CDS encoding photosystem II reaction center protein T: protein MESFAYVLILTLAIATLFFAIAFRDPPKIGK from the coding sequence ATGGAAAGCTTCGCTTACGTCCTCATCCTCACCCTTGCGATTGCCACCTTGTTTTTCGCAATTGCGTTCCGCGATCCCCCGAAAATCGGTAAGTGA
- the psbM gene encoding photosystem II reaction center protein PsbM, which produces METNDLGFVASLLFILVPAIFLIVLYIGTNNSES; this is translated from the coding sequence ATGGAAACCAACGATCTCGGATTCGTCGCCAGCCTCCTGTTCATCCTGGTTCCGGCAATTTTCCTGATCGTCCTCTATATCGGCACCAATAACAGCGAGAGTTGA
- a CDS encoding L-threonylcarbamoyladenylate synthase encodes MTSHAARVLSSEQLASHLLAGGAAVIPTDTVPGLAIAPKHADAIWRLKRRPADKPLILMGASVEVLLHHVQPACRDDARRLAEQHWPGALTLVLPAHGDVLEALNPGGTSLGLRIPNCDQSRELLQRTGPLATSSANPSGDPAAMTPEQAALYFPDLPQLGPQPWSPPSGQASTVFSWSASGRWNVVRRGAVMPEGIAEGG; translated from the coding sequence ATGACCAGCCATGCAGCCAGGGTGCTGAGCTCTGAACAGCTGGCAAGCCACCTCCTTGCAGGGGGCGCTGCGGTGATTCCCACCGACACCGTGCCGGGACTGGCCATCGCTCCGAAGCATGCCGATGCCATCTGGCGACTGAAGCGCAGGCCTGCCGATAAACCCCTGATCCTGATGGGGGCTTCCGTCGAGGTGTTGCTGCACCATGTCCAGCCGGCGTGCCGCGACGATGCTCGCCGGCTGGCTGAGCAGCATTGGCCTGGAGCGCTGACGCTGGTGCTTCCTGCCCATGGGGATGTCTTGGAAGCGCTGAACCCAGGTGGGACCAGTCTTGGGCTCCGTATTCCCAACTGTGATCAGAGCCGTGAGCTGCTGCAACGCACCGGTCCCCTGGCCACCAGCAGTGCAAATCCTTCCGGCGATCCTGCGGCCATGACACCGGAGCAGGCTGCGCTCTATTTCCCTGATCTCCCCCAGCTGGGACCGCAACCCTGGTCCCCTCCTTCGGGACAGGCCAGCACGGTGTTCAGTTGGTCGGCCTCAGGACGTTGGAATGTGGTGCGCCGAGGTGCTGTGATGCCTGAGGGGATTGCCGAAGGCGGATGA
- a CDS encoding septum site-determining protein MinC — protein MTLHLPDRHLQHWRDALPALLTACPLGQLDLHCGDWSLTCSDLRDLQRMLEDSGRQIRRLHAMNTETVVSATAIGLDGQLCEHLSPEETKQSPPPGSLTVHQGTLRSGDHLQSDGSLLVVGDVNPGARISAAGDVMVWGRLRGVAHAGRDGATAARIVSMHLRPLQLRIAYVVARGPEDQPVTGMAEQARLVDGEIVIEPAQTQAPAMA, from the coding sequence ATGACGCTTCACCTCCCGGATCGCCATCTTCAGCACTGGCGGGATGCGCTGCCAGCCCTGCTGACCGCGTGCCCCTTGGGGCAGCTCGATCTTCACTGCGGAGACTGGTCGCTGACCTGCAGTGACCTCAGAGATCTGCAACGGATGCTGGAGGACTCCGGTCGTCAGATCCGCCGGTTGCACGCGATGAACACGGAAACCGTGGTGAGTGCGACGGCGATCGGACTGGATGGTCAGCTTTGTGAACATCTTTCCCCTGAAGAGACAAAGCAATCCCCGCCTCCAGGGAGCCTGACGGTTCATCAGGGAACCCTCCGCTCCGGGGATCACCTCCAGAGTGATGGAAGTCTGCTGGTGGTTGGCGACGTCAACCCTGGAGCGCGGATCAGTGCAGCCGGAGATGTGATGGTTTGGGGCCGTTTGCGGGGGGTCGCCCATGCGGGCAGGGACGGTGCAACCGCAGCGCGAATTGTGTCGATGCATCTGAGGCCGCTGCAACTGCGAATCGCTTATGTGGTGGCGCGCGGTCCGGAGGATCAACCGGTGACCGGCATGGCGGAGCAGGCGCGTCTGGTGGATGGCGAGATCGTGATTGAGCCGGCCCAGACCCAGGCGCCTGCCATGGCCTGA
- a CDS encoding helix-turn-helix transcriptional regulator, translating into MLSDIPLTPAEQRVSALLLQGLSNRAIAERLVISHRTVECHISRALAKTGCVNRLELALRMLTMPSSPA; encoded by the coding sequence ATGCTCTCCGACATTCCCCTCACCCCTGCTGAACAGCGGGTGAGCGCCCTGCTTCTGCAAGGCCTCAGCAATCGCGCCATCGCAGAGCGACTGGTGATCAGCCACCGCACGGTGGAATGCCACATCAGCCGGGCCCTGGCCAAAACCGGTTGTGTCAACCGGCTGGAACTGGCGCTGCGGATGCTTACGATGCCCTCATCGCCGGCTTAG
- the psbB gene encoding photosystem II chlorophyll-binding protein CP47, translating to MGLPWYRVHTVVINDPGRLLAVHLMHTALVAGWAGSMALYELAIFDPSDPVLNPMWRQGMFVMPFMSRLGVTGSWGGWSITGETGVDPGFWSFEGVAAAHIVFSGLLMLAAIWHWTYWDLEIWQDPRTGEPALDLPKIFGIHLLLAGLGCFGFGAFHLTGVFGPGMWVSDPYGITGHLEAVQPSWGPEGFNPFNPGGIVAHHIAAGIVGIIAGIFHITTRPPERLYKALRMGNIETVLASAIAAVFFAAFIVAGTMWYGAAATPVELFGPTRYQWDQSYFKTEINRRVQTAMDDGATRQEAYESIPEKLAFYDYVGNSPAKGGLFRVGPMVNGDGLATSWVGHIVFTDKEGRELEVRRLPNFFENFPVVLQDEQGVVRADIPYRRAEAKYSFEQQGVTAQVFGGALDGQSFTDPADVKRLARKAQLGEGFDFDRETYGSDGVFRSSPRGWFTFGHATFALLFFFGHIWHGARTLYRDVFAGIDPDLGDQVEFGLFAKLGDKTTRRLPEGYVPPAGTPLN from the coding sequence ATGGGATTGCCCTGGTATCGGGTGCACACCGTCGTCATCAACGACCCGGGCCGCCTTCTGGCCGTGCACCTCATGCATACAGCCCTTGTTGCCGGCTGGGCCGGCTCCATGGCTCTGTACGAACTTGCGATTTTTGACCCGTCCGATCCCGTCCTGAACCCCATGTGGCGTCAGGGCATGTTCGTGATGCCGTTCATGTCACGTCTTGGCGTGACCGGCAGCTGGGGCGGTTGGAGCATTACCGGTGAAACCGGCGTTGATCCCGGCTTCTGGAGCTTCGAGGGTGTCGCTGCAGCTCACATCGTGTTTTCCGGCCTGCTCATGCTGGCCGCCATCTGGCACTGGACTTACTGGGACCTGGAAATCTGGCAGGACCCCCGGACCGGGGAACCAGCCCTTGACCTCCCCAAGATCTTCGGCATCCACCTCCTCCTCGCGGGACTGGGCTGCTTCGGATTCGGCGCTTTCCATCTCACCGGTGTCTTCGGACCGGGCATGTGGGTCTCAGACCCCTACGGAATAACGGGTCACCTTGAGGCTGTTCAACCGTCTTGGGGTCCTGAAGGCTTCAACCCGTTCAATCCCGGTGGCATCGTTGCCCACCACATCGCCGCTGGAATCGTCGGAATCATTGCCGGCATTTTCCACATCACCACACGTCCTCCCGAGCGCCTTTACAAAGCACTGCGGATGGGCAACATCGAAACCGTGCTGGCCAGTGCCATCGCAGCAGTGTTCTTCGCGGCGTTCATCGTCGCTGGAACCATGTGGTACGGCGCCGCTGCAACGCCCGTTGAGTTGTTCGGTCCCACCCGATATCAGTGGGATCAGAGCTACTTCAAGACTGAAATCAACCGTCGTGTCCAGACCGCGATGGATGACGGTGCGACCCGACAGGAGGCCTATGAGTCCATTCCTGAAAAGCTGGCCTTCTATGACTACGTCGGCAACAGCCCTGCCAAAGGTGGTCTGTTCCGTGTCGGCCCTATGGTGAATGGCGATGGACTCGCCACCTCCTGGGTGGGCCATATCGTCTTCACCGACAAGGAAGGGCGTGAACTGGAAGTTCGCCGCCTGCCCAACTTCTTCGAGAACTTCCCCGTCGTCCTCCAGGACGAACAAGGTGTTGTTCGTGCCGACATTCCCTACCGCCGGGCTGAAGCCAAATATTCCTTCGAGCAACAGGGCGTCACGGCTCAGGTGTTCGGTGGTGCTCTGGACGGCCAGTCCTTCACTGACCCTGCGGACGTGAAGCGTCTGGCGCGTAAGGCTCAGCTGGGTGAAGGTTTCGACTTCGATCGCGAGACCTACGGCTCTGACGGCGTCTTCCGCAGCTCACCCCGTGGTTGGTTCACCTTCGGCCACGCCACCTTCGCGCTGCTGTTCTTCTTCGGCCACATCTGGCACGGTGCTCGCACCTTGTACCGCGACGTGTTCGCCGGTATCGACCCCGATCTCGGCGACCAGGTGGAGTTCGGACTGTTCGCCAAACTCGGCGACAAAACGACCCGCCGTTTGCCCGAGGGTTACGTTCCTCCTGCTGGAACACCCCTCAACTGA
- a CDS encoding 2Fe-2S iron-sulfur cluster-binding protein — translation MPVIRFVREGRDVECYPGENLREVALREGIELYGLKGQLGNCGGCGQCITCFVSVMDEAGQEALTARTPVEDSKLRRRPEDWRLACQALVETSVMVLTRPQVRLPDADNRLKAARQAPLPTGPVAWPAPPEAEELTEEDKEAATTDDEG, via the coding sequence ATGCCGGTGATCCGTTTTGTCCGAGAAGGTCGCGATGTCGAGTGTTATCCCGGCGAAAACCTGAGGGAAGTGGCCCTACGCGAGGGAATTGAGCTCTACGGACTCAAGGGGCAGTTGGGAAATTGTGGCGGCTGTGGTCAGTGCATCACCTGTTTCGTCTCCGTCATGGACGAAGCAGGGCAAGAGGCTCTGACAGCTCGCACCCCCGTTGAGGACAGCAAGCTGCGTCGGCGTCCTGAGGATTGGCGCCTTGCCTGTCAGGCCCTGGTGGAGACGTCGGTCATGGTGCTGACCCGCCCTCAGGTGCGTCTGCCCGATGCCGACAACCGCTTGAAGGCAGCGCGTCAGGCACCGCTTCCAACGGGACCCGTCGCCTGGCCGGCTCCCCCGGAAGCTGAAGAACTAACTGAAGAGGACAAAGAGGCTGCAACTACCGATGACGAGGGCTGA
- the prmC gene encoding peptide chain release factor N(5)-glutamine methyltransferase: MTTAQLLEGASLLNWRRLQLKRGGRRVDFDWLLDLAGGLSWSSLQRLLVEPQQMVQLKVALQELEQIWGLHLDQAIPLQHLVGRCPWRDVELAVSAAALIPRQETEVLVDLALKAVAGMSVGRWADLGTGSGAIAVALSRAMPSTPGHAVDLSADALALARTNLEALAPKGRWHLHQGRWWDPLEPWWGRLDLVVCNPPYIPSELIHNLDSVVRDHEPHLALAGGIDGLHAIREVVAGACRALAPAGWILIEHHHDQSDSVLELLKEAGLTSIRAAQDLEGIKRFAMACRSRSHPS, from the coding sequence GTGACCACCGCCCAGCTGCTGGAGGGTGCTTCGCTGCTCAATTGGCGTCGTCTGCAGCTCAAGCGAGGAGGTCGTCGGGTTGATTTCGACTGGCTTCTGGACCTCGCCGGTGGCCTGTCCTGGTCGTCTCTCCAGCGCCTACTGGTGGAGCCGCAGCAGATGGTGCAGCTCAAGGTTGCGCTACAGGAACTCGAGCAGATCTGGGGACTGCACCTCGACCAGGCCATACCTCTGCAGCATCTTGTGGGTCGCTGTCCCTGGCGCGATGTTGAACTCGCGGTGTCGGCCGCAGCCCTGATTCCACGCCAGGAAACGGAAGTGCTGGTGGACCTTGCGTTGAAGGCGGTCGCCGGGATGTCCGTTGGACGTTGGGCGGATCTGGGGACAGGCTCCGGAGCCATTGCCGTTGCCCTGAGTCGGGCGATGCCCTCGACCCCAGGACATGCCGTGGATCTCAGCGCCGATGCCCTGGCCTTAGCCAGGACCAATCTTGAGGCTTTGGCTCCCAAGGGAAGGTGGCATCTGCATCAGGGCCGTTGGTGGGACCCATTGGAGCCGTGGTGGGGACGCCTTGATCTTGTGGTGTGCAACCCCCCGTACATCCCTTCGGAGTTGATCCACAACCTCGATTCCGTGGTCCGTGACCATGAACCCCATCTGGCCTTAGCCGGCGGAATCGACGGTCTGCATGCGATCCGCGAGGTTGTGGCCGGAGCTTGTCGTGCATTGGCCCCAGCAGGGTGGATCCTGATTGAGCATCACCATGATCAGAGTGATTCGGTGCTCGAACTGTTGAAGGAGGCCGGGTTGACCTCGATCCGTGCAGCCCAAGATCTGGAGGGCATCAAGCGCTTCGCCATGGCCTGCCGGTCGCGTTCCCATCCGTCATGA
- the nrdR gene encoding transcriptional regulator NrdR, whose product MQCPSCQNTDSRVLESRAADGGRSVRRRRECLNCEFRFTTYERVETVPITVIKRNGNREIFSRSKLLHGLNRACEKTGLDASRLETLVEELELKLQQRSGREVSSAEIGELVLVELKQMSEVAYIRFASVYRQFRGIDDFVSTLETMNQKPGPGHLAAVG is encoded by the coding sequence TTGCAGTGCCCTTCTTGCCAAAACACGGATAGCCGTGTGCTCGAATCGCGGGCAGCTGATGGCGGAAGAAGTGTGCGTCGGCGACGTGAATGCTTGAACTGTGAGTTTCGGTTCACCACCTACGAGAGAGTGGAAACCGTTCCCATCACAGTGATCAAGCGCAACGGCAACCGGGAGATTTTCAGCCGCAGCAAGCTTCTTCACGGCCTCAACCGAGCGTGCGAGAAAACGGGCTTGGATGCCTCACGGCTTGAAACTCTTGTGGAAGAGCTCGAACTCAAGCTTCAACAGCGCAGCGGTCGCGAAGTGAGCAGCGCCGAAATCGGCGAGCTGGTGCTGGTGGAACTCAAACAGATGAGTGAAGTGGCTTACATCCGCTTCGCTTCCGTTTATCGCCAGTTCCGGGGGATTGACGACTTTGTCTCAACCCTTGAAACCATGAACCAAAAACCAGGGCCAGGGCATCTGGCGGCCGTGGGATAA
- the minE gene encoding cell division topological specificity factor MinE, producing MTLQDLIDKLLGRQPASADTARQRLQLVLAHDRSDLNPELLDQMRREILEVVSRYVEIDLSEGDVSLETEDRVTALVANLPIRRTL from the coding sequence ATGACCCTGCAAGATCTGATCGACAAACTGCTGGGGCGTCAGCCTGCGAGTGCCGACACAGCCCGTCAGCGCCTGCAGCTTGTGCTGGCCCATGACCGCAGTGATCTCAACCCGGAATTGTTGGATCAAATGAGGCGCGAGATTCTGGAGGTGGTGTCCCGCTATGTGGAGATCGACCTTTCCGAAGGCGATGTCAGTCTTGAAACCGAGGATCGTGTCACCGCCCTGGTGGCCAATCTGCCCATTCGCCGCACCCTCTGA
- a CDS encoding universal stress protein: MFNKLLIADSGKGHVEEMIRMLQDIPSMQSAAVTLLHVIPEQSKAGADGHRIDAEELLDSAINRMGLERSRVTSLVREGDTKQTVLNVAEEQNCDLIVMGSRGLGRLQSILANSASQYVFQLSTRPMLLVRDDLYVRHVNRVMVTIDGTGVGDDALRNACQLVKQIPGGTLTGVHVVSQETAPSRGGLSKADELLNAAAQRARGFGVDLKGLTVQGKDIGRAVCQAAEQTNADLLVVASQDRRPLVARGLVDLDKLLGGSVSDYIRVHAPAPVLLVREPEAN; the protein is encoded by the coding sequence GTGTTCAACAAACTCCTGATCGCCGATTCCGGCAAAGGACACGTGGAGGAGATGATCCGGATGCTGCAGGACATCCCGTCGATGCAGAGCGCCGCCGTGACTCTGCTGCATGTGATCCCCGAACAGAGCAAAGCCGGGGCCGATGGCCACCGCATCGACGCGGAAGAGCTGCTGGACAGCGCGATCAACCGGATGGGACTGGAGCGCAGTCGCGTGACCTCGCTGGTGAGAGAAGGGGATACGAAGCAGACCGTGCTGAACGTTGCCGAGGAGCAGAACTGCGACCTGATCGTGATGGGCTCACGGGGGCTGGGACGCCTCCAGTCGATCCTGGCCAACAGTGCCAGTCAATACGTCTTTCAGCTCTCCACCCGCCCGATGCTGCTGGTGCGCGACGACCTGTACGTTCGCCACGTCAACCGTGTGATGGTGACCATCGATGGCACCGGCGTGGGCGACGACGCCCTGCGCAACGCCTGCCAACTCGTCAAACAGATTCCCGGTGGCACCCTCACCGGTGTTCACGTCGTCTCCCAGGAGACCGCTCCAAGCCGGGGCGGCCTCAGCAAAGCCGACGAACTTCTCAACGCTGCGGCACAACGGGCCCGTGGCTTCGGGGTGGACCTCAAAGGCCTCACCGTTCAAGGCAAAGACATCGGCCGGGCGGTCTGCCAGGCCGCGGAACAAACCAATGCCGACCTGTTGGTCGTTGCCTCACAGGACAGACGCCCCTTGGTGGCTCGGGGTCTTGTCGATCTCGACAAACTTCTGGGGGGATCCGTCAGCGATTACATCCGCGTTCACGCCCCAGCACCTGTGTTGCTGGTCCGTGAACCGGAAGCCAACTGA
- the minD gene encoding septum site-determining protein MinD, protein MSTTRTILICSGKGGVGKTTTTANLGIALARRGASTVVLDADFGLRNLDLLLGLENRIVYTAQEVLAETCRLEQALVKHKQEPNLALLPAGNPRMLEWLTPKDMQAIVALLEERFDYVLIDCPAGIEDGFKNAAAAAREAVVVTTPEVAAVRDADRVIGLLNTQGVSPVQLVLNRVRPKMMTTQEMLSVDDVTDILALPLLGLVFEDEQVIVSTNRGEPLTLGSASSPAAQAYINIAGRLQGEDIPLMDPSKARQGLRAKMRRLMQTKIF, encoded by the coding sequence GTGTCGACGACGCGAACAATCCTGATCTGCTCGGGCAAGGGCGGCGTCGGCAAGACCACAACAACAGCCAACCTCGGCATCGCCCTGGCCCGCCGAGGGGCCAGCACCGTCGTGCTGGATGCGGATTTCGGTCTGCGCAACCTTGACCTTCTTCTTGGACTGGAGAACCGCATCGTCTACACCGCCCAGGAGGTCTTGGCGGAGACCTGCAGGCTGGAGCAGGCCCTGGTGAAACACAAACAGGAGCCGAATCTGGCGTTGCTCCCAGCCGGCAACCCACGCATGCTCGAGTGGCTGACTCCCAAGGACATGCAGGCGATCGTGGCGCTTCTGGAGGAGCGCTTTGATTACGTGCTGATCGACTGCCCAGCAGGGATCGAAGATGGCTTCAAGAATGCAGCCGCTGCGGCCAGGGAGGCCGTGGTGGTGACGACACCGGAGGTGGCTGCCGTCCGTGATGCCGACCGCGTCATCGGACTGCTGAACACCCAGGGGGTTTCTCCGGTGCAGCTGGTCTTGAACAGAGTCAGGCCAAAGATGATGACCACCCAGGAGATGCTGTCGGTGGACGATGTCACGGACATCCTGGCGCTGCCACTGCTCGGTCTGGTGTTTGAAGACGAGCAGGTGATTGTGAGCACCAACCGCGGCGAACCCCTCACCCTTGGCTCTGCCAGTTCCCCTGCGGCCCAGGCCTACATCAACATCGCCGGACGCCTTCAGGGTGAGGACATTCCTCTGATGGATCCTTCCAAGGCCCGTCAGGGACTGCGCGCCAAGATGCGCAGGCTGATGCAAACCAAGATCTTCTGA
- a CDS encoding HD domain-containing protein yields MSQRTYHDPLHRGIQLDHQRPGEAMVMALVETAPFQRLRRVRQLGPAFLTFHGAESSRFTHSLGVFHLARQAFERLLKLDPALEPHRPLLYAAALLHDIGHGPLSHTGEEMFGLHHESWSARIIQNHPQIQTCLEQEQPGTANAVATLLEHHQAPHPVVKRLVSSQLDCDRLDYLLRDSYSTGTRYGQLDLERIMAGLTLSPDGDLAIHPKGLMAVEHYLVVRNLMYRSVYNHRLNVVCNWLLERLVRLARQLGPDLVWADGVMQRWLWNSEELDLDSFLANDDVRTGYHLQRWQEEGPPALASLCRRFRERDLLKATAVTQLTREEQLQALAVAGRLAEQRGIDASLSCGLRHQELRGYHPYRGGLRLWDGQRMQALEEASPLVASLATPAATSWLIHPREIQKELKSAMDVEWGSTLTSAR; encoded by the coding sequence ATGAGTCAACGCACGTATCACGACCCACTCCATCGCGGCATCCAGCTGGACCACCAACGGCCCGGCGAAGCCATGGTGATGGCCCTGGTGGAGACAGCCCCCTTTCAACGTCTGCGCAGGGTCCGACAACTGGGACCAGCGTTCCTGACCTTTCATGGAGCGGAATCGAGCCGATTCACCCATTCGCTCGGGGTCTTCCACCTGGCCAGGCAGGCCTTTGAGCGCCTGTTGAAACTGGACCCGGCTCTCGAGCCCCATCGGCCTCTGCTGTATGCAGCTGCCCTCCTGCATGACATCGGCCATGGCCCCCTTAGCCACACCGGTGAGGAAATGTTCGGCCTCCATCACGAAAGCTGGTCGGCTCGAATCATTCAGAACCATCCCCAGATTCAGACCTGCCTGGAGCAGGAGCAACCAGGCACGGCAAACGCAGTCGCGACCCTCCTCGAACACCACCAGGCACCCCATCCCGTGGTGAAACGGCTGGTCAGCAGCCAGTTGGACTGTGACCGGCTGGATTACCTTCTCAGAGACAGCTACAGCACCGGAACCCGCTACGGCCAACTGGATCTGGAGCGAATCATGGCGGGCCTCACCTTGTCCCCCGACGGGGATCTGGCCATCCATCCCAAGGGACTGATGGCCGTTGAGCATTACCTGGTGGTGCGCAACCTGATGTACCGCAGCGTCTACAACCATCGCCTGAACGTGGTGTGCAACTGGTTGCTGGAGCGGTTGGTGCGCCTGGCCCGCCAGCTCGGACCCGACCTCGTCTGGGCTGATGGCGTGATGCAGCGCTGGCTTTGGAACAGCGAAGAACTCGACCTGGACAGTTTTCTGGCCAACGACGACGTCCGCACCGGGTATCACCTGCAGCGATGGCAGGAGGAGGGTCCTCCAGCGCTGGCCAGCCTCTGCCGCCGCTTCCGGGAACGGGATCTGCTCAAGGCCACGGCCGTGACACAGCTCACCCGCGAGGAGCAGCTGCAGGCCCTGGCGGTCGCCGGGCGGCTGGCCGAACAACGGGGTATCGATGCCTCCCTCAGCTGTGGACTGCGTCATCAGGAACTGAGGGGCTATCACCCCTATCGCGGGGGACTCAGGCTCTGGGATGGGCAGCGGATGCAAGCCCTGGAGGAGGCGTCCCCCCTGGTGGCCAGCCTTGCCACCCCTGCTGCCACCTCATGGCTGATTCATCCCCGGGAGATCCAGAAGGAGCTGAAGTCAGCGATGGACGTTGAATGGGGCTCAACCTTGACGTCCGCCCGGTGA
- the dprA gene encoding DNA-processing protein DprA encodes MRGWWWAWSGCPGIGSSRMAALQDAAVEHGVGLDDCWTWSRERLALVLSWPDSLLDKVERYRQQQGASPQLKIPNHVLTPLDQDWPCGLNRLDRPPLVLHQQGRADVLACLGQNRAVAVVGTRAASDHGLRMAEHLGTVLAGAGWPVVSGLAEGIDAAAHRGCLAAGGVLVAVLGTPLDRVYPRHHHALQEEVAQKGLLLSERRPGESVQPGHFAARNRLLVSLSCALVVVECPDRSGALISARLAAEQQCPVWVVPGDAGRWSSRGSNRLLQNAAAPLLSPQELVEHLGPGPCHQVNDTAPALVKALGAGASIEQLEQTLQLPAGRLASELLDLELAGQVVCESGFLWKPCRP; translated from the coding sequence ATGCGCGGATGGTGGTGGGCCTGGAGTGGTTGTCCGGGTATCGGTTCATCGCGGATGGCGGCGCTCCAGGACGCTGCTGTGGAGCACGGCGTGGGGCTCGACGACTGCTGGACATGGTCCCGGGAGCGCCTTGCTCTGGTGCTGTCCTGGCCTGACTCCCTCCTCGACAAAGTCGAGCGTTATCGGCAGCAGCAGGGCGCGAGCCCCCAGCTCAAGATCCCGAACCATGTTCTGACCCCCCTGGATCAGGACTGGCCATGCGGCTTGAACCGGCTTGATCGGCCTCCGCTGGTGCTCCATCAACAGGGGCGAGCCGATGTGCTCGCTTGTCTTGGTCAGAACCGTGCTGTGGCTGTGGTCGGAACCCGTGCCGCCTCAGATCATGGTCTTCGCATGGCGGAACATCTGGGCACGGTTCTGGCTGGAGCCGGCTGGCCCGTGGTCAGTGGGCTGGCGGAGGGGATTGATGCGGCCGCCCACCGTGGTTGCCTCGCCGCTGGTGGCGTCCTTGTTGCTGTGCTGGGCACACCGCTGGATCGTGTGTATCCGCGGCATCACCACGCGCTGCAGGAGGAGGTCGCTCAAAAGGGTTTGTTGTTGAGCGAACGCAGGCCGGGTGAGTCCGTTCAGCCAGGTCACTTCGCCGCCAGGAACCGTCTGTTGGTGAGTCTTTCCTGCGCTCTGGTGGTGGTGGAGTGTCCCGATCGCAGCGGGGCGTTGATCTCAGCGCGTCTCGCTGCAGAGCAACAGTGTCCTGTCTGGGTCGTCCCTGGGGATGCGGGGCGTTGGTCCAGCCGCGGCAGCAACAGGCTTCTGCAGAACGCGGCTGCCCCCTTGCTCTCACCGCAAGAGCTGGTGGAGCACCTCGGCCCAGGCCCCTGCCATCAGGTCAATGACACGGCTCCCGCCTTGGTGAAGGCTCTGGGAGCGGGGGCCTCCATCGAGCAGCTTGAACAGACCCTCCAGCTGCCGGCCGGTCGCCTGGCCAGCGAACTGCTCGACCTTGAACTGGCTGGGCAGGTGGTGTGTGAGTCTGGATTTCTCTGGAAGCCCTGTCGGCCGTGA